A region of Massilia sp. WG5 DNA encodes the following proteins:
- a CDS encoding NADH-quinone oxidoreductase subunit M, protein MQSTISTFPPYLSLAVWLPILFGVIVLAVGRDSRAGFTRVLSLIGAVVSFLPTIPLMSSFSNTLHGPQFVEKAAWIERFNINYFLGIDGLSLWFVPLTAFITIIVVISAWQVIEERVAQYMGSFLMLSGLMIGVFVALDGLLFYFFFEATLIPMFIIIGVFGGPNRVYAAFKFFLYTFMGSLLTLIAIIYLYNRSGGSFDILAWHAQKLTMKEQVLIFLAFLMAFAVKVPMFPVHTWLPDAHVEAPTGGSVVLAAIMLKLGGYGFLRFSLPIAPDASHYLAPLIIVLSLTAVIYIGLVAMVQKDMKKLVAYSSIAHMGFVTLGFFIFNEIGVQGGIVQMISHGFVSGAMFLCIGVLYDRMHSREIADYGGVVNRMPKFAAFSVLFAMANCGLPATSGFVGEFMVILGAVQFNFWTGLLAATALILGAAYSLWMVKRVVFGKIGNKHVAELVDLNGREFFMLGVLAILTIYMGLYPAPFTDSMQVSVADLLQHVSVSKLPAMH, encoded by the coding sequence ATGCAGTCCACGATTTCAACATTTCCTCCCTACCTGAGCCTGGCGGTCTGGTTACCGATCCTCTTCGGGGTGATCGTGCTGGCGGTCGGCCGTGACAGCCGCGCGGGCTTCACCCGCGTACTGTCGCTGATCGGCGCGGTGGTCAGCTTCCTGCCGACCATCCCGCTGATGAGCAGCTTCAGCAACACCCTGCACGGTCCCCAGTTCGTCGAGAAGGCGGCCTGGATCGAGCGCTTCAACATCAACTACTTCCTCGGCATCGACGGCCTGAGTCTCTGGTTCGTGCCGCTGACCGCCTTCATCACGATCATCGTCGTGATCTCGGCATGGCAGGTGATCGAGGAACGCGTGGCCCAGTACATGGGCTCCTTCCTGATGCTGTCGGGCCTGATGATCGGCGTGTTCGTTGCGCTCGACGGCCTGCTGTTCTACTTCTTCTTCGAAGCCACCCTGATCCCGATGTTCATCATCATCGGCGTGTTCGGCGGCCCGAACCGTGTGTACGCGGCGTTCAAGTTCTTCCTGTACACCTTCATGGGTTCGCTGCTGACCCTGATCGCGATCATCTACCTGTACAACCGTTCGGGCGGCTCGTTCGACATCCTGGCATGGCACGCCCAAAAGCTGACCATGAAGGAACAGGTCCTGATCTTCCTGGCCTTCCTGATGGCCTTCGCGGTCAAGGTCCCGATGTTCCCGGTGCACACCTGGCTGCCGGACGCCCACGTCGAAGCGCCGACCGGCGGTTCGGTGGTGCTGGCCGCGATCATGCTGAAGCTGGGCGGCTACGGCTTCCTGCGGTTCTCGCTGCCGATCGCCCCGGACGCCTCGCACTACCTGGCGCCGCTGATCATCGTGCTGTCGCTGACCGCCGTGATCTACATCGGCCTGGTGGCGATGGTCCAGAAGGACATGAAGAAACTGGTGGCCTATTCGTCGATCGCCCACATGGGCTTCGTCACCCTCGGCTTCTTCATCTTCAACGAGATCGGCGTGCAGGGCGGTATCGTCCAGATGATCTCGCACGGCTTCGTGTCGGGCGCGATGTTCCTGTGCATCGGCGTGCTGTACGACCGCATGCACTCGCGTGAAATCGCCGACTACGGTGGCGTCGTGAACCGCATGCCGAAGTTCGCCGCCTTCTCGGTCCTGTTCGCGATGGCCAACTGCGGCCTGCCGGCGACCTCGGGCTTCGTGGGCGAATTCATGGTCATCCTGGGCGCGGTCCAGTTCAACTTCTGGACCGGCCTGCTGGCCGCCACCGCCCTGATCCTGGGCGCCGCGTACTCGCTGTGGATGGTCAAGCGCGTGGTGTTCGGCAAGATCGGCAACAAGCACGTCGCCGAGCTGGTCGACCTGAACGGCCGCGAGTTCTTCATGCTCGGCGTGCTGGCGATCCTGACCATCTACATGGGCCTGTATCCGGCGCCGTTCACCGACTCGATGCAGGTGTCGGTGGCCGACCTGCTGCAGCACGTCTCGGTCAGCAAACTGCCGGCGATGCACTGA